One genomic region from candidate division WOR-3 bacterium encodes:
- a CDS encoding bifunctional nuclease family protein, which produces MNEPQIVEVEVFSIYQQTLGPEGALSEETFVVVLKEKNRNRFLPIWIGKPEAQAIYMGMKGIVYERPLTHDLIKSILDAFDIQLEKIIINALKDTTYYARLLFKDKEGNIYSIDARPSDSIAIALRTGSKIFVAEEIMQKGEEFDLKEGF; this is translated from the coding sequence ATGAATGAACCTCAAATTGTAGAAGTAGAAGTTTTTTCAATTTATCAACAAACCCTTGGTCCTGAGGGTGCTTTAAGTGAAGAGACTTTTGTGGTTGTTTTAAAAGAGAAAAACAGGAACCGTTTTCTTCCCATATGGATTGGAAAACCAGAGGCACAAGCAATTTATATGGGTATGAAAGGTATAGTTTATGAAAGACCTTTAACCCATGATTTGATTAAATCAATTCTTGATGCTTTTGATATTCAGTTAGAGAAAATTATTATTAATGCTTTAAAAGATACAACTTATTATGCAAGACTTCTGTTTAAAGATAAAGAAGGAAACATTTATTCTATTGATGCAAGACCCTCTGATTCAATAGCAATTGCTTTAAGAACAGGCTCAAAGATTTTTGTAGCTGAGGAAATTATGCAAAAAGGTGAAGAATTTGATTTAAAAGAGGGATTTTAA
- a CDS encoding aldehyde dehydrogenase family protein, with the protein MKEYLNYIDGKWKPSKSGKFFENRNPANWDEVIGIFPKSVREDVEEAVLAAKKAFKMWSKVPAPKRAEVMRKAAQILLERKEEVAKLLARENGKIMKEARGDVQEGIDTAFYAFGEGRRLFSYNTPSELPDKFALTFRMPVGVFAVITPWNFPIALPAWKIFPALLAGNTLVFKPPSDAPACAYELVKILEEAGAPPGVINLVFGGGSEVGEILLSHPDIRGVAFTGSSEVGSRIAEVAGKNLKKVSLELGGKNAQIVMPDANLELALEGALWGAYATAGQRCTATSRIIVHQDIYDKFIEMFVERAKLLKIGNPLDERTEMGPVINEAQRNKIHSYVEIGNKEGAKLILGGEPLKGDEYDKGFFYKPTVFKDAEPSMRICQEEIFGPVVAFIKAKNLDEAIDILNGTKYGLSSSIYTQDINNAMKAIEKIEAGITYVNGPTIGAECHLPFGGIKATGNGHREGGWTVYDIFTEIKTVYIDYSGKLQKAQIDTWENK; encoded by the coding sequence ATGAAGGAGTATTTAAATTACATTGATGGTAAATGGAAACCTTCAAAGTCAGGGAAGTTTTTTGAAAATAGAAATCCTGCAAACTGGGATGAAGTTATTGGAATTTTCCCTAAATCAGTAAGAGAAGATGTAGAAGAAGCTGTTTTAGCTGCAAAAAAGGCTTTTAAGATGTGGTCAAAAGTTCCAGCACCTAAGAGAGCTGAAGTAATGAGAAAAGCTGCTCAAATTCTTCTTGAAAGAAAAGAAGAAGTTGCTAAACTTCTTGCAAGGGAAAATGGAAAGATAATGAAGGAGGCAAGAGGTGATGTACAGGAAGGAATTGATACTGCTTTCTATGCCTTTGGAGAAGGAAGAAGACTATTCTCTTATAACACTCCCTCAGAACTTCCTGATAAATTTGCTTTGACATTCAGAATGCCTGTTGGTGTTTTTGCTGTTATAACACCATGGAATTTTCCAATTGCTCTTCCTGCATGGAAAATTTTCCCTGCTCTTTTAGCAGGTAATACTCTTGTTTTTAAACCACCTTCTGATGCTCCAGCCTGTGCTTACGAACTTGTTAAGATTTTAGAAGAAGCAGGAGCACCTCCTGGTGTTATAAATCTTGTATTCGGAGGAGGTAGTGAAGTTGGAGAAATTTTACTTTCTCATCCTGATATAAGGGGTGTTGCTTTTACTGGTTCTTCAGAAGTAGGTTCTAGAATAGCAGAGGTTGCTGGAAAAAATCTTAAGAAAGTTTCCCTTGAACTTGGTGGTAAGAATGCCCAAATTGTCATGCCTGATGCAAATCTTGAACTTGCCCTTGAAGGAGCCTTATGGGGAGCTTATGCAACAGCAGGTCAGAGATGCACTGCTACATCAAGGATAATTGTTCATCAGGATATTTATGATAAGTTTATTGAGATGTTTGTGGAGAGAGCAAAGCTTTTAAAAATCGGAAACCCTCTTGATGAAAGAACTGAAATGGGTCCTGTTATTAATGAAGCTCAGAGGAATAAGATTCATTCATATGTAGAAATTGGTAATAAGGAAGGTGCAAAACTTATTCTTGGTGGAGAACCTTTAAAGGGAGATGAATATGATAAAGGTTTCTTTTATAAACCTACTGTATTTAAAGATGCTGAACCTTCTATGAGGATCTGTCAGGAAGAGATATTTGGACCTGTTGTTGCTTTTATAAAGGCTAAAAATCTTGATGAGGCTATTGATATATTAAATGGAACAAAATATGGTCTTTCTTCTTCAATTTATACACAGGATATAAATAATGCAATGAAAGCAATAGAGAAGATTGAAGCTGGTATTACTTATGTAAATGGACCAACAATAGGAGCAGAGTGTCATCTTCCCTTTGGAGGAATAAAGGCTACTGGTAATGGACACAGGGAAGGCGGGTGGACGGTTTATGATATTTTTACAGAGATAAAAACAGTTTATATAGATTATTCAGGAAAACTTCAAAAAGCTCAGATTGATACATGGGAAAATAAATAA